A window from Streptomyces sp. NBC_00335 encodes these proteins:
- a CDS encoding NADPH-dependent FMN reductase has product MNPHPIRLHVVSASVRPTSAARPLAGWAAGRAREHGRFDVTPVDLAEIDLPFLDEPEYASTGIYAHPHTRAWSALVDSADAFLFVLPMYNGGFTAPFKNAVDFLYREWQGKPAGLLSYSAGGSGGAPAGRMLRPVLEAVGMVPTGASVAVPGITGLVTADGFRAPEGLAGELAVVLDELAALAKTPVSA; this is encoded by the coding sequence GTGAACCCGCACCCGATCCGCCTGCACGTCGTCTCCGCCTCCGTCCGCCCCACCTCCGCCGCCCGCCCGCTGGCCGGCTGGGCCGCCGGCCGGGCGCGCGAGCACGGGCGCTTCGACGTCACCCCCGTCGACCTCGCCGAGATCGACCTGCCCTTCCTCGACGAGCCCGAATACGCCTCCACCGGGATCTACGCCCACCCCCACACCCGCGCGTGGAGCGCCCTGGTCGACTCCGCCGACGCCTTCCTGTTCGTCCTGCCGATGTACAACGGCGGCTTCACCGCCCCCTTCAAGAACGCCGTGGACTTCCTCTACCGCGAATGGCAGGGCAAGCCGGCCGGCCTGCTCTCCTACAGCGCGGGCGGCTCCGGCGGCGCCCCGGCCGGCCGGATGCTGCGGCCGGTGCTGGAGGCCGTCGGCATGGTGCCGACCGGGGCCTCGGTGGCCGTCCCGGGCATCACCGGGCTGGTCACGGCCGACGGATTCCGCGCCCCGGAGGGCCTCGCGGGCGAGCTCGCGGTCGTACTGGACGAGCTCGCCGCCCTCGCGAAGACGCCGGTCAGCGCGTGA
- a CDS encoding MarR family winged helix-turn-helix transcriptional regulator, protein MTENGSDSAPRWLSESEQQAWYAWRRMFPLVNADIARDLTQDSGLSEADYDVLSVLGSTDGHRMRISALAVLMQWSRSRLSHQLTRMEQRGIVRREEVADDGRGAEVVLTEQGVTTIMTAAPLHVESVRRHLIDILTPEQLRTFAEVGELLRTRLGVERKTR, encoded by the coding sequence ATGACCGAGAACGGGAGTGACAGCGCACCTCGCTGGCTCAGTGAGTCCGAACAGCAGGCCTGGTACGCCTGGCGGCGGATGTTCCCGCTGGTCAACGCCGATATCGCGCGCGATCTGACCCAGGACAGCGGGCTCTCCGAAGCCGACTACGACGTCCTGTCCGTCCTCGGCTCCACCGACGGCCACCGCATGCGCATCAGCGCCCTCGCCGTCCTCATGCAGTGGTCCCGCAGCCGGCTCTCCCACCAGCTCACCCGGATGGAGCAGAGGGGCATCGTCCGCCGCGAAGAGGTGGCCGACGACGGACGCGGAGCCGAAGTGGTGCTCACCGAGCAGGGCGTCACCACGATCATGACGGCCGCCCCGCTCCACGTGGAGTCGGTGCGCCGCCACCTGATCGACATCCTGACCCCGGAACAGCTGCGCACCTTCGCCGAGGTGGGCGAACTGCTCCGCACCCGCCTCGGCGTGGAGCGCAAGACCCGCTGA
- a CDS encoding AAA domain-containing protein: protein MSTASTAFDPGAAAGRATDAILRDTLHGGARGVVVDSPPGAGKSTLVVRAARDLAAAGRRLMVVAQTNAQVDDLVLRLHAKDPELKVGRLHSSEGDAYDPALRDLDSVVLSAKPGDLAGLPVTISTAAKWAWVKDVEPWEHAIVDEAYQMRSDALLAVAGLFDRALFVGDPGQLDPFSVVGAEQWAGLSYDPSASAVSTLLAHNPDLPQHRLPVSWRLPASAAPLVSRAFYPYTQFRSGTGPGDRRMSYGVAGDGSGPDRVLDEAAESGWGLLELPARHTPRTDPEAVRAVALVVRRALDRGAVTVDEHAGGPSPLTADRIAVGTAHRDQAAAVRAALSALGVTGVTVDTANRLQGREYDLTVVLHPLSGRPDATAFHLETGRLCVLASRHRHACVVVARAGIADLLDAHPSSEPVQLGVTMKFPDGWEANHSVLAHLAEHRVVWRP, encoded by the coding sequence GTGAGCACCGCGAGCACCGCTTTCGATCCGGGCGCGGCCGCCGGCCGGGCCACCGACGCCATCCTGCGCGACACCCTGCACGGCGGGGCCCGGGGCGTGGTCGTCGACTCCCCGCCCGGGGCCGGGAAGTCCACCCTGGTGGTGCGGGCGGCCCGGGACCTGGCGGCGGCCGGGCGCCGGCTGATGGTGGTCGCGCAGACCAACGCGCAGGTCGACGACTTGGTGCTGCGGCTGCACGCGAAGGATCCCGAGCTGAAGGTGGGCCGGCTGCACAGCAGCGAGGGCGACGCCTACGATCCTGCGCTGCGCGACCTGGACTCGGTGGTCCTCTCGGCGAAGCCGGGGGACCTGGCGGGGCTGCCGGTGACGATCTCGACGGCGGCCAAGTGGGCCTGGGTCAAGGACGTGGAGCCCTGGGAGCACGCCATCGTGGACGAGGCGTACCAGATGCGCTCGGACGCGCTGCTGGCCGTGGCCGGGCTGTTCGACCGGGCGCTGTTCGTGGGCGACCCGGGGCAGCTGGACCCCTTCAGCGTGGTCGGCGCCGAGCAGTGGGCGGGCCTGTCCTACGACCCTTCGGCCTCGGCGGTGTCCACCCTCCTCGCGCACAACCCGGACCTGCCGCAGCACCGGCTGCCGGTGTCCTGGCGGCTGCCGGCTTCGGCCGCGCCGCTGGTCTCCCGCGCCTTCTACCCGTACACGCAGTTCCGCAGCGGCACGGGCCCGGGCGATCGGCGGATGTCCTACGGGGTCGCGGGCGACGGCTCGGGCCCCGACCGGGTGCTGGACGAGGCCGCCGAGTCGGGGTGGGGGCTGCTGGAGCTGCCCGCCCGGCACACCCCGCGCACCGACCCGGAGGCGGTCCGGGCGGTGGCCCTGGTGGTGCGCCGGGCGCTGGACCGGGGTGCGGTGACGGTGGACGAGCACGCGGGCGGCCCGTCCCCGCTGACGGCGGACCGGATCGCGGTGGGCACCGCGCACCGGGACCAGGCGGCGGCGGTCCGGGCGGCGCTGTCCGCGCTCGGGGTCACGGGGGTCACCGTGGACACGGCCAACCGGCTCCAGGGCCGCGAGTACGACCTCACGGTGGTCCTGCACCCCCTGTCGGGCCGCCCGGACGCGACCGCCTTCCACCTGGAGACGGGCCGGCTGTGCGTACTGGCCTCACGCCACCGGCACGCCTGCGTGGTGGTGGCCCGGGCGGGGATAGCGGACCTCCTGGACGCCCACCCGTCCTCGGAGCCGGTGCAGTTGGGCGTGACCATGAAGTTCCCGGACGGGTGGGAGGCCAACCACTCGGTACTGGCCCACCTGGCCGAACACCGGGTGGTCTGGCGGCCGTAG
- a CDS encoding phosphatase PAP2 family protein: MTNRRQPPRWWAELLLLGLVYGAYSGGRLLARGDVGLAVDHGLAILRLEELLAMDLERPLNRLFTGQAVLGIPADFVYASLHYLVTPAVLVWLYRRRPQQYRFARTWLMLSTLLGLVGFALVPTCPPRLLDASYGFTDTMAQYSAYGWWGAEASAPRGLGSFTNQFAAMPSLHVGWALWCGVVLWCCARRPLVRALGAAYPAVTTVVVMGTANHYFLDAVAGAAVMGAGYLAARALPAGITGVAGVAGARVLASAGPDGSAPHTTRTAGFRGKSTIVSGGWETSAGELLPVQRLAAADPAAVPRADGAAAGLADRTGRTGRAGRAADESPDSPEDAAATAR; this comes from the coding sequence ATGACTAATAGGCGGCAGCCTCCGCGTTGGTGGGCCGAACTGCTGCTCCTGGGACTCGTCTACGGGGCGTACTCGGGTGGCAGACTCCTCGCCCGGGGCGACGTAGGACTGGCGGTGGACCACGGGCTCGCGATCCTGCGTCTGGAGGAGCTCCTGGCCATGGACCTGGAGCGGCCGCTCAACCGGCTCTTCACCGGGCAGGCGGTCCTCGGCATACCCGCCGACTTCGTCTACGCCTCCCTGCACTACCTCGTGACCCCTGCGGTGCTGGTCTGGCTCTACCGGCGCCGCCCCCAGCAGTATCGATTCGCCCGCACCTGGCTGATGCTCTCCACCCTGCTCGGACTCGTCGGCTTCGCCCTGGTGCCCACCTGCCCGCCCCGGCTGCTCGACGCCTCGTACGGGTTCACCGACACGATGGCCCAGTACAGCGCCTACGGCTGGTGGGGCGCGGAGGCCAGCGCGCCGCGCGGGCTCGGCTCCTTCACCAACCAGTTCGCGGCCATGCCCAGCCTGCACGTGGGCTGGGCCCTGTGGTGCGGGGTCGTGCTGTGGTGCTGCGCGCGCCGGCCGCTGGTCCGGGCGCTGGGGGCCGCGTACCCGGCCGTCACCACCGTGGTGGTCATGGGCACGGCCAACCACTACTTCCTCGACGCCGTCGCCGGGGCCGCCGTGATGGGGGCCGGCTACCTGGCGGCCCGCGCCCTGCCCGCCGGCATCACCGGGGTCGCCGGGGTCGCCGGGGCCCGAGTCCTCGCGTCCGCCGGGCCCGACGGGTCCGCCCCGCACACCACCCGAACAGCGGGTTTTCGCGGTAAGTCCACGATTGTCAGTGGCGGATGGGAGACTTCCGCGGGTGAGCTCCTACCCGTCCAGCGCCTCGCCGCCGCAGACCCCGCCGCGGTCCCCCGCGCCGACGGCGCAGCCGCCGGCCTGGCAGACCGCACAGGCCGCACAGGCCGCGCAGGCCGCGCAGCCGATGAGTCCCCCGACTCCCCCGAAGACGCTGCGGCAACGGCTCGCTGA
- a CDS encoding histidine phosphatase family protein — MAPRILLARHGQTAWSQLGKHTGRTDVPLLEEGKRGAKLLGERLARGPWASLRGLEVRTSPLVRASESCDLAGFGIQAEPWDALMEWDYGDYEGMTPAEIQAIRPGWLIWRDGVPGGESVAEVSARADEVVTWARSAERDVLVFAHGHILRTLAARWLGFEASFGARIRLEPTSLSVLGWAYGVPALERWNDTGHLE; from the coding sequence ATGGCCCCCCGCATCCTCTTGGCCCGTCACGGCCAGACGGCGTGGTCCCAGCTCGGCAAGCACACCGGACGCACGGACGTGCCCCTGCTGGAGGAGGGGAAGCGGGGCGCGAAGCTGCTCGGCGAGCGCCTCGCCCGCGGCCCGTGGGCGAGCCTGCGCGGGCTGGAGGTGCGCACCAGCCCCCTCGTGCGGGCGAGCGAGAGCTGCGACCTGGCCGGCTTCGGAATCCAGGCGGAGCCGTGGGACGCGCTGATGGAGTGGGACTACGGCGACTACGAGGGCATGACCCCGGCCGAGATCCAGGCGATCCGGCCCGGCTGGCTGATCTGGCGCGACGGGGTCCCGGGCGGCGAGTCCGTCGCGGAGGTCTCGGCCCGCGCGGACGAGGTCGTCACCTGGGCCCGCTCGGCCGAACGCGACGTCCTCGTCTTCGCGCACGGCCACATCCTGCGCACCCTGGCCGCGCGCTGGCTCGGCTTCGAGGCCTCCTTCGGCGCCCGCATCCGGCTGGAGCCGACCTCGCTGTCGGTCCTGGGCTGGGCGTACGGGGTCCCCGCGCTGGAGCGCTGGAACGACACGGGGCACCTGGAGTAA
- a CDS encoding tetratricopeptide repeat protein, with protein MATSPHSPNTPFRRLRGQHSPAEFAALVRRAAKEIGETVSCDARYIGRVESGEIRCPNYAYERVFLHMFPGRTLADLGFSPRETVRGRLAQREQAAPFSAFARHTHSVGSPAPSRSKESDVLRRAFMAGGSATVAAATLSLTLLGDTRRLPSRAGESEAAAVEDAVRQIRLLDDRHGADALYRRAAEPLRTAYALLDAGATRQSTEDRLHAGAGELAISVGWLAHDSGRFDDARSHYAEALATARVSGDAGLEAHAFSNMAFLARDCGRPRESVRAAQAGRRAARSLGSPRLLSLLALREAGGWAGLSDRKACEEALTRAHTDFSRGEAGADPEWMSFFGEAELESLESRCWAALGEHARAARHARRAADLQDPHFARNVALYTAELADNLAHAGAPDEAAWAGGRVLELLEEVQSTRIQSMLAATARTLVPHQRSPRVGAFLGRHASA; from the coding sequence ATGGCGACGTCCCCCCACTCACCGAACACCCCCTTCCGGCGGCTGCGCGGTCAGCACTCCCCGGCCGAGTTCGCCGCGCTGGTGCGCAGGGCGGCGAAGGAAATCGGAGAAACGGTTTCCTGCGACGCCCGTTACATCGGCCGGGTCGAATCCGGCGAGATCCGCTGCCCCAACTACGCCTACGAGCGGGTCTTCCTCCACATGTTCCCCGGCCGCACCCTGGCCGACCTGGGGTTCTCCCCGCGCGAGACGGTACGGGGCCGGCTGGCGCAGCGTGAACAGGCGGCGCCCTTCTCCGCCTTCGCCAGGCACACCCACTCCGTCGGCTCCCCCGCCCCTTCGCGTTCCAAGGAGAGCGACGTGCTGCGTCGCGCGTTCATGGCGGGGGGTTCCGCGACCGTGGCGGCCGCGACCCTCAGCCTCACCCTGCTCGGCGACACCCGCCGACTGCCCTCCCGCGCCGGTGAGTCCGAGGCGGCCGCCGTCGAGGACGCCGTACGCCAGATCCGGCTGCTGGACGACCGGCACGGCGCCGACGCCCTGTACCGGCGGGCCGCCGAACCCCTGCGCACCGCGTACGCGTTGCTCGACGCGGGCGCGACCCGGCAGTCCACCGAGGACCGACTGCACGCGGGCGCGGGCGAGCTGGCCATCTCGGTGGGCTGGCTCGCGCACGACTCGGGCCGGTTCGACGACGCCCGCTCGCACTACGCGGAGGCGCTGGCCACGGCCCGGGTCTCCGGCGACGCCGGCCTGGAGGCGCACGCCTTCAGCAACATGGCCTTCCTCGCCCGGGACTGCGGGCGCCCCCGCGAATCGGTACGGGCCGCCCAGGCGGGCCGCCGGGCCGCCCGTTCGCTCGGTTCCCCGCGGCTCCTGTCGCTGCTCGCCCTGCGGGAGGCGGGCGGCTGGGCCGGACTGTCGGACCGCAAGGCCTGCGAGGAGGCGCTGACCCGGGCGCACACGGACTTCTCGCGCGGCGAGGCGGGGGCGGACCCCGAGTGGATGTCCTTCTTCGGCGAGGCCGAGCTGGAGTCCCTGGAGTCCCGCTGCTGGGCCGCGCTCGGAGAGCACGCCCGGGCGGCCCGGCACGCCCGCCGGGCGGCGGACCTCCAGGACCCGCACTTCGCCCGCAACGTCGCCCTCTACACCGCCGAGCTGGCCGACAACCTGGCCCACGCGGGCGCCCCCGACGAGGCCGCCTGGGCGGGCGGCCGGGTGCTGGAGCTGCTGGAGGAGGTCCAGTCGACCCGGATCCAGTCCATGCTGGCGGCGACGGCCCGCACGCTGGTTCCGCACCAGCGCTCCCCGCGCGTGGGCGCGTTCCTCGGGCGGCACGCGTCGGCCTGA
- a CDS encoding spermidine synthase, translating to MASKGKGNDKRRGRETSEAPAGPVDGGHAALEPDRERSRAWTLLIDGAPQSHVDLDDPGHLDFAYQRRIGHLIDLFAPARQPLNVLHLGGGAFTLARYTAAARPRSTQQIVEIDAGLVAFVREHLPLDPQARVRVRAVDARAGLAKIPDGWADLVIADVFSGARTPAHLTSAEFLDDVRRALAPGGWYVANLADGPPLSHLRGQIATAASRFAELALAADPVVWRGKRFGNAVLVAADRELPVAEFTRRVASDPHPGRVEHGRALIDFAGGAVPVSDASAVASPEPPPSVFR from the coding sequence GTGGCGAGCAAGGGCAAGGGCAATGACAAGCGGCGCGGGCGCGAGACCTCCGAGGCGCCGGCCGGGCCGGTGGACGGCGGTCACGCCGCGCTGGAGCCCGACCGGGAGCGGTCGCGCGCCTGGACCCTGCTGATCGACGGGGCCCCGCAGTCCCACGTGGACCTGGACGACCCCGGACACCTGGACTTCGCCTACCAGCGCCGGATCGGCCACCTGATCGACCTGTTCGCCCCCGCCCGGCAGCCCCTGAACGTGCTCCACCTCGGCGGCGGCGCCTTCACCCTGGCGCGCTACACGGCCGCCGCCCGCCCCCGCTCGACGCAGCAGATCGTCGAGATCGACGCCGGGCTCGTGGCCTTCGTACGGGAGCACCTGCCGCTGGACCCGCAGGCCCGGGTCCGGGTCCGCGCGGTCGACGCCCGGGCCGGGCTGGCGAAGATCCCCGACGGCTGGGCCGACCTGGTGATCGCCGACGTGTTCAGCGGGGCCCGCACCCCGGCGCACCTGACGAGCGCCGAGTTCCTGGACGACGTACGCCGGGCCCTGGCGCCGGGCGGCTGGTACGTGGCGAACCTCGCGGACGGTCCGCCGCTCTCCCATCTGCGGGGCCAGATCGCCACGGCCGCGTCCCGGTTCGCGGAGCTGGCGCTGGCCGCCGACCCCGTGGTGTGGCGGGGGAAACGCTTCGGCAACGCCGTGCTGGTGGCCGCCGACCGGGAGCTCCCGGTCGCCGAGTTCACCCGGCGGGTGGCGAGCGATCCGCACCCCGGACGGGTCGAACACGGCCGCGCCCTCATCGACTTCGCGGGCGGCGCCGTCCCGGTCTCGGACGCCTCGGCGGTGGCCTCGCCGGAGCCCCCGCCGTCCGTCTTCCGCTGA